The stretch of DNA TATAACTGCCTTAACTACATCTTGTTTATTGTTGATTACGAATTCAAACGCTTTTGCAACATCATCAAAAGCAAACTCATGAGTTACAATTCCAGATACATCAATAATGCCATTTGAAAGTGCTTTTATCGCTTGTGGATAGATATTCCTGTAACGAAATACTGATTTAATTTCCGCTTCTTTAGCCATAATTTTTGCAAAGTTATATTCAATAATATCTTGAGGTGCTAAGCCAACAAGAACTATACACCCACCATTTTTTACAAGATAAGGGGTATGAGCAATAGTTTTGGCAGATCCTGCAGTCTCTATTACAACATCAACACCTTTTCTATTCGTAAGTTTATCAATTTCAGCTAAAACATCCGTTTCATCTGCATTTATGACTGTTGTAGCCCCCAGTTTTTTAGCATATTCAAGTCTTTTTGGAATAATATCTACAACTGTAATATCAGTTGCACCAAAAGCTTTGCAAGCAAGAAGTGTTACTAGCCCGATACAACCTGAACCAAGAATGACAACTGAATCTCCCAATTTAACGTTACCTTGCTTTGCCGCATGCATGCCAACTGCCAATGGTTCAACGAGGGCTCCCTCTTTTGTAGAAATTTTATCTGGCAACTTAAATGCCATATTTTCCGGAAATGCAATATAATTCATTAAACAGCCGTGATAGGGTGGAGTGGCTAGAAACTCCACATCCGGGCATAAATTATATCTGCCAGTCTTGCAGAATTCACACTGACCGCAGGTGCACCCTGGTTCTAATGCAACTTTATCTCCAACCTTTAGATTTTTTACGCCTGGTCCAACAGCAGCTACAGTTCCTGCACATTCGTGTCCCAGTATAAAATCACCATTGACAATAAAATCACCTATCTTTCCATGCTCCAAATAGTGCACGTCAGAACCACAAATTCCTACATATTCAAGCTTTACAAGTACTTGTTTCTCTTTTGGTACGGGGACTTCGATTTCCCTTATTTCCATTTTGTTGAGACCAGTCATGTACGCTGCTCTATTTTTCATTTAATAACCCTCCCTAATGAAAGGGTAGTGTCAAACGCCACCCTTTTTTGTATCATTTCGCTCGATAACTTATTAACAATATTATTTTTTATTCCATGTATTACCTTGCCTTCTATTCTTTAGCACAAATACTGCATAGTAGGTAACGTTAAGTTAAAAATATGCGTGAACACATTGTGCTCACGCATATTGGCTGCTTATATGAAAACATAATGTGATTATACTTTTTTAATTCCTGCTAAAGAGTATTATTTAATTGCTCCAGCTTTTTTAAGCAAATCAATATATTGATCAACATTATCCTTGGTAATTAGCGGGTTGCCAATATCTATATCTATTTGCTTTTCTTGGCCTGTTAAAAGCTTATTGCTAGTATCCAGTATTTTCTCAGCAAGCTCAAAAGCATTTTGCAGGCATGTGGAAGTCATCCTGCCTTCTTTTATAAGTAGAAGCGCTTCAGCAGTCCCGTCAACACCATATGCAAGCATGTCTTTATATTTGGGATTATCTTTTACAACTTCAAGTGCTCCTGCAGCCATGTTATCATTCATCGAAATAACAGCATCAATTTTGTCATTAGCCTGTACCCAGTCTTCCATATACTTCATAGCTTCATCTTTGTTCCAGTTGGCAATTTGCTCACCAACAATTTTTACATCAGGGCGTTTGTCAAAGAACTCTTTCTGCCAGCTTTTACGCCTTTCATCCGCATGGAAGTTGCCAGGAGGTCCGTTTAATACAACTACTTTTGCATTCTGCGGAATTTGTTGCACAGCTGCACGTGCATTAACTGCTGCCTGTTCATAAGGATTAGCATCTACCGAAGACGCGCCTTGAATGCCGGAAATACGTGCGTTTGTTGTAATGGCGAATATACCGGCTTTAACAACCTTTTCTACGTATGGTCTCTGAGCTTCACCGTTGTTTGGCTGTACGATAATTAAGTCATATTTGCTGGCTATGGCGTTCTCAATCATGGAGTTCTCTTTATCATCATTAGCTTGCCCATCGAAAACATCAAGTTTAATGTTTGGATACTTCTTCGCTTCGTCTTTTATTGCATTTGCAAGCCAGGCAGCAAATGAGTCGGCTTGAGCACGAGCTACATACGCAACTCTATACACTTTCTCTCCGCCACCCTTGCCACTTTGATCAGATGATGTTGATGCAGGAGGTGTTGTCGCAGTTGACCCGCATCCAGCCAGTAAAACCAGTACTAGCAACATTGAAAACACGCTTAAAATTGTTCTTCTCATCTTTCTCCCATCCTTTTTTTAGTTTATTTTAAACAGCCAAGCTGTTTAATCCAGTTGTTAGTAAAAATAACAAGAGTTTACAATTAATTTCTACTCATTATTAGCCTTATCTAATATTTATGCTTTTTTATCAACGCCCTTATCCTCTATTCTGCCTAACATACTCTTTGTTCTGCGGTTCTTTGAACGGATATCGTAGATTACAGCAAGTGCAATAATTGCGCCACGAATTATTTGCTGCATATAGGAATCTACATTTGTCAGGTTCATTATATTATCTAGAAAACCAACAATGAACGCACCGGCAAGTGTACCACCAGCAGTACCAACACCACCAGAAAAGCTTGTTCCACCAATAATTGCTGCTGTAAGAGCAGTAAACTCATAATTGATAGCACCATTTGGAAGACCTGCATTTACACGGGACATAAATATAACACCTGCAAGTCCTACAAAAATGCCATTTATAATAAATGCGGTATATTTAACCTTATGAACGTTGATCCCTGAGGCAATTGACGCTTCTTCGTTGCCTCCGACAGCATATAGAGAACGTCCAAATCTTGTATGATTTAATATATACCACGTAAGAATTGCAAATGCCACTAGAAAAATTACAGGAATAGGAATTATCCCAATTGACCCTTGTCCTAATACTACAAAATCTCCTAGTTGGAGGATATTCTGTCCTTTAGTGAAAAGGAGTGCGACACCACGAGCCATTGTCATCATTGACAATGTGGCAATAAAAGGTGGTGCTTTAAAAGTACTAATCATGAAGGCATTTATTACATTACATATAAGCCCGGTCAAAATACCTACTAAAATTGCTACTAACAATGACCCCGTCGATTTATAAACAGATACTGCAAACACTCCTGAGAGGGCAAGTACAGAACCAGCTGACAAGTCAAGCATTCCACATATTATAAGCATAGTTTCGCTGAATGCCAGAATAGTTGTTACTGACAACTGCCTTGAAATGTTTGTCAAGTTGTTTACTGATAAAAAGTTAGGATTTGCAAGCGAACAAATAATAAACAAAGCTGTTAGAACCATATAAATGCTGTACTTCTTTTTTGCTGTACTCCAAAAATTATTTCTTAAATCCATTTTATTTCACCTCATTAGATGTTAAAGTTCCAGTAGCATATTTCATAATGAGCTCCTGTGAAAAATCTTCTCGATTAATCTCGCCTGTGATAGTGCCTTTGGCCATTACATAAATCCTATCACACATACCTATTAACTCAGGAAGTTCAGAAGAAACCATGATAACAACTTTACCTTCTTTGACCAGATCAGTCATGAGCTTATATATCTCAAATTTGGCGCCCACATCGATACCCCGGGTAGGTTCATCTAAAATCAAAATATCCGGATTTCTTATCAGCCATTTGGACAAAACTACTTTTTGCTGGTTACCACCGCTCAATGATGCTATAACTGTATCAAGTGTGAGTGTTTTCACTCTCAATCTATTAAATATATCAGAGACAATATTTTGCTCAACTTTCTTATGGCGTCTGAAACCATAAAAGACTTTTTTCAGGTAGGATATAGTTGTATTTTCCATAACAGACCGCATTGGAATTATACCGTATCTCCGCCTATCCTCAGAAAGCATTACCATACCGTTATCTATACTCTGTCTGACGTTTTTAATATTAACTTCCTTACCCTTAATTTTTATAATACCGGATGTTCTAGGATCCAGTCCAAACAGAGAACGCATAACCTCGGTTCGTCCAGCTCCCACCAGTCCTGCAAATCCAACAATTTCACCTTTTCTGGCATGAAAGTTAATATTATGGAACACGTTAGTACAATTCAGGTTTTCAACTTGGAGCAAATCCTCTCCAATTTCAACTTGTTCCTTTGGATATGTGTTGGTAAGTTTACGTCCTACCATCAGGGAGATAATCCTTTCGATGTCCAGTTCTTCTTTAGGGTGGCTCTCTACAACAGTTCCGTCTCTAAGCACCGTTATCCCATCGGCTATCTGGAAAATTTCATCTAACTTATGAGATATGTAGATTACACTTACTCCTCTAGCTTTAAGTTCTCTTATTTTTACGAATAGTTTTTCTACTTCCTTAAGTGTGATTGCAGAGGTCGGCTCATCCATTATGATAATATCGGACTTGTAAGAAATAGCCTTAATAATCTCCAGCATTTGGATATCAGATACGGTTAAATCCTTAAGCAATGTAGTAGGAGCATAAGGTAAATTTTCTGCTTTTAATAACTCTTTTGTACGCTGTCTTACCTCCTTCCAGTTAACTTTACCAAATTTGTTCACGGGGAGATTCCCAAGAAAAATATTCTCTTCTACCGTCATCTCCGGAACATAATTCAACTCTTGAAATATCATTGAGATGCCTAAATTCCTCGCTTGCATGGGACTGTTTATTTTGACAGGTTTTTCATCAATGTAGATCTGCCCTTTATCCGGTTGATAAATTCCATTAATAATTTTCATTAATGTTGATTTCCCTGCCCCGTTTTCTCCGCACAAAACATGCACAGAACCCTTTTTAACAGCAAAATCAATCTTATCAAGAGCTTTAACCCCCGGAAAGGATTTTTCAATTTGAGATACCCTTAGTTTAATATTTTCTTTCATTTTCTTCCCCCATAAGATTCTCTTGTTTAAAAATTTCTCAATCTAATCCTTAAATCAGACTGGAACCTCACATTATGAGATCTCACTCATAACATTTTTCAGCTAAACCACTGCAGGTATTCCATCTTAATTTATGTGATTTTAATAACACTTTTGTAAAACGTCTTTAATAATATTATACAATTTTTTGTATAAAGTCAACATATTTTAAATAAAAATATATACTTCTTTAGTATATTTGTTTAAAATTCACCATGAAAATTTATGCATAAAAAGCATAGCAATGTAAAAAGTTATGGCAACGCAAGGCGTAAAGGGTCAATTCGCCCATTATATAAAATTATTGCCGGAATTATTAAGGTCAAGCATAAACCCTGATAAAACCGGCAATAATCATTATTGAAATACAATATTTACTTGAAATTTTTGGGGCTGAACTTCTTACCGGAAACACAGTATTCGGTTCCCATACACAAAATTAATATCAGCCCCCTAGAAACTGTAAACTAAACATTATTAATAAAATTTTCAACATGTTGTAAGGCCGCACCAACAGCTGTAGCCTCCAATTTATATTTACAAACATGTAGATATGTTCCATCAACTTCAAATGTATTTCTTTTAGATACTAATTCTCTTATATGCTCAATGTATTCATCCAAGTACGCTCCAACATATCCACCTAGAATAACATTGCAATCGTAGAGCATTCTCAAATTATTAATAGTGACAACTAAATGCTTAAGATATTCTTCCCATAGAGCCTTTTGAGGCTCACTATTTAATCTTAAAAGCCTAAAAAACTCAGCAATACTTCCATTTGTGCTGTCTGATAAAACTTTAGCTGAACAGTATGCATCAACACAACCTTTTTGTCCACAGTAACAAGTACGGCCGTCTGGAACAATTGTCATATGTCCAAATTCACCGCTGCGTTGATTTTCCCCTGTATATATATTTTTACCTATTATAATAGCTCCACCAACACTATTATTAAGAGAAAGATATACAACATTTTGTATATTTCCTTCGACCCACAGTTCTGCCAAACCTGCAGCATTAGCATCGTTACTCAAAATGCACGGATATGGTATAAATTCAGAAAAACTCTTTACGCTTCCGCCCTTAAAATCAATAACTGTAGCGTAACTTACCGTTTGTTTATCATCTGATAATATCGCAGGTAAAGCAATACCAACTCCTAAAATTTTACTACTTTCAATTTTACAATCATCGATAAAGTGTTTTACTAAGTTACCAACTCCTTCAAAATACTCTTTAGAGTTTACAAATGGATACTGCTTTCTTTCATTTTTAATCACCTTGCCGCTTAAATCAATTAATACAATTCCAATGTGATTTCGAGTAATATCTAATCCAACAGCAAATTTTGCAGCACTATTATATGCAATTGCCTTTGCTTTTCTTCCCCCTGTAGATTCAAACAAACCTGTTTCAATCACTAAATCTCTTTCTTGTAATTCTTTAATATTTTGTGTAACAGTGGGCAAACTCATATTTAGAGTATAAGCAATTTCTTGTATAGAAATAGGATCATGCTTATATAAAAATTTATATATAGCATTTCGATTAATCTTTTTTACTTCGATGCTATTCGCTCTCTTAGTTGCCAATTTTCTGACCCCAACTTTCATAAAAGTCTTTTTACAATGTATTTATTTTACTACATTTTAATTGCTTTTGCAATGACCTTGTTTCGAAATTTCGAAATATCATGGTAAATTCATGAACCCATTTCCTACCAAAACCTTTTTACAAGGCTTTTTAAAAAATGCCATTTGGAAGTTCGAGATATTTCCTTAGCCACTCTTCTTTTTTCTTAGCCCAGACTTCCATCTCCTCCCATTCGTTAAACCCGCAAACCGATGCAACTACTGCTATAAATAATACATCAATCAATTTATGCCAAACTTTACCTGTCTGTCTTGGATCAAATCTTATCATAAAATGTTAAAAAAGCTCCCTTTATATTTTTTATTGACCATCGATATCCCCAATCTAATTTATATCTCTAGTCAATATCTTACTATAAAAGGATTTACTTTTTTACAGGTAATTTATTCATTGGCTAAATGTTCCTTCATGAATTTGCCGTGATAAAATTCTGTTCTAAACAGATTGCACATTACACCACTGCTCTAAAACCACAGGAATTTCCCGGTCTAAAACAATTTGTCTGCTGTCAATAATACATCTATATGCCCATAAATTGACACCTGCCTGACAAGCCTTTCTTAAGGCTATTCCAAAATCCTTATCCGTCCTGTCATTAGGCATGATAGCATCAGCATCTTCCCTTTGAATAATAAATATAACACCTGTTCCCTTTCCTTCTAACTTTAACTGTGTTAATTCTTCCAGGTGTTTTGTACCTCTTGCAGTAGGAGCATCAGGGAAGTATGCCTTTCTAGCCTCCACAAGCGTGACGCCTTTTACCTCTATGTAATACTCTTTGTCTTGTGAAAAAAGTCCAAAATCAAACCGGCTATTTCCTACAGACACTTCCTTTTTTATTTGTTTATATTCACTAAACTGGCTAAATTTTTTCTGTTTTAACATTTCAAATACAATCCTGTTGGGAACATTGGCCGAATCAATAGATACCCATACTCCGTCTTTTTTTACTAACAACAGGCCAAATTGTGTTTTGCGATTCGAATTATTAAACTTTCTCACAAGTACTGCAGCATCATCCACCAAAAGCTCTTTTAGTCTGCCTGTATTGGGCACATGAACCAGGTTATCCACTCCATCTATATTCACAATTGCTTCAAATCTATTCAACCTTTTTCTGAATTTACCTTCTACAAGCTGCCCTTCAATCTGCAAAATCATCACCCCAAAAAAGCATAAGTTATGAATCTTTTAAAGTCTACATCTATGTTCTATATAGTTCACAGTTAACAGTTCTTGGTTCACAGCAGCAAACGATTTAATAGCTTTTACTGTGAACTGTGAACCGTAAACTGTGAACTTATTTACTTTATCTGCCATGTGAAATCATTATCAGTAAATATATAATAAAATATTAATACCCAAAAACTGCGTTAGTCTTTCAAGAAAACTAATTACTTTCTAGTTAACGCAGTTTTTGGGCTATCTTAATCTCAATCTGAATCTAAGTCTTAATTTTAATCTCTCAAAATATTAATATCTTCCCCGCTAAGCACCTTCTTCATATTTCTCATGGAACACATCTTTCCACACATGGTGCAGCTATCTTCATGCTCAGGAGTAGATTCCGCCCTGTACCTTCTCGCCTTTTCAGGGTCCATAGCCAATTCAAACATCCTGTTCCAGTCAAGGTTTGCCCGGGCTTCACTCATCTGGTTATCCCATTCCCTTGCTCCCTTGATGCCTTTTGCGATATCTGCAGCATGGGCAGCTATTCTTGCTGCAATGATACCTTCTTTCATATCTTCCAACGTAGGTAGCCGAAGATGTTCTGCAGGAGTCACATAGCAGAGGAAGTCAGCTCCGTTCGCAGCTGCAATGGCCCCTCCGATTGCACTGGTAATATGGTCATAGCCGGGGGCTACATCCGTTACGATGGGTCCTAGTACATAGAAGGGTGCGCCGTGGCATAGTCTCTTTTCCAGCATCATATTTCCTGCAATTTCATTTAAAGCCATATGTCCCGGACCTTCTATCATAACCTGCACATTTCTTTCCCATGCTCTTTTGGTAAGCTCGCCTAATACAATCAACTCCTCTATCTGTGATGCATCGGTTGAGTCATGTATGCTGCCCGGTCTGCAAGCATCTCCCAAACTGAGTGTAACATCATATTTTTCACATATGTCTAGGATTTTATCAAAATATTCGTAAAATGGGTTTTCCTTTTTGTTTAGCTCCATCCAGGCAAACATTAAAGAACCTCCGCGGGATACAATGTTTGTAAGCCTTTTATTCTTTTTAAACCTTTCAGCTGTAGCCCTATTAATTCCGGCATGGATGGTCATAAAATCAACACCGTCCTGGGCATGTTTTTCTACTACATCCAGGAACTCCTGCTCCGTAATATCTTTTAACTCTTTGTCATAAAATCCTACAGCATCGTAAATTGGTACCGTACCGATCATTGCCCGGGAAATATTTATCAATTTCTGTCGAAACTCTTGCGTTTTACCATAGGAACTTAAGTCCATAATCGCTTCTGCCTTTAACTCTAACGCCTTTTTTACTTTTTCTATCTCTACATCTATGTTGCAGCAGTCTTTTGATATGCCTAAGTTTACATTAATTTTTGTCCTTAAGCCTTCCCCTACGCCCTCAGGGTCTAGATTAGTGTGATTTTTATTTGCTGGAATGACTACTTTCCCCTGTGCAACCAATTCTCTTAAAAGGTTAACATCCATTTTCTCTTTCTGGGCAACAATATTCATTT from Petroclostridium xylanilyticum encodes:
- a CDS encoding sugar ABC transporter ATP-binding protein, which produces MKENIKLRVSQIEKSFPGVKALDKIDFAVKKGSVHVLCGENGAGKSTLMKIINGIYQPDKGQIYIDEKPVKINSPMQARNLGISMIFQELNYVPEMTVEENIFLGNLPVNKFGKVNWKEVRQRTKELLKAENLPYAPTTLLKDLTVSDIQMLEIIKAISYKSDIIIMDEPTSAITLKEVEKLFVKIRELKARGVSVIYISHKLDEIFQIADGITVLRDGTVVESHPKEELDIERIISLMVGRKLTNTYPKEQVEIGEDLLQVENLNCTNVFHNINFHARKGEIVGFAGLVGAGRTEVMRSLFGLDPRTSGIIKIKGKEVNIKNVRQSIDNGMVMLSEDRRRYGIIPMRSVMENTTISYLKKVFYGFRRHKKVEQNIVSDIFNRLRVKTLTLDTVIASLSGGNQQKVVLSKWLIRNPDILILDEPTRGIDVGAKFEIYKLMTDLVKEGKVVIMVSSELPELIGMCDRIYVMAKGTITGEINREDFSQELIMKYATGTLTSNEVK
- a CDS encoding transposase family protein gives rise to the protein MIRFDPRQTGKVWHKLIDVLFIAVVASVCGFNEWEEMEVWAKKKEEWLRKYLELPNGIF
- a CDS encoding ROK family transcriptional regulator, with the translated sequence MATKRANSIEVKKINRNAIYKFLYKHDPISIQEIAYTLNMSLPTVTQNIKELQERDLVIETGLFESTGGRKAKAIAYNSAAKFAVGLDITRNHIGIVLIDLSGKVIKNERKQYPFVNSKEYFEGVGNLVKHFIDDCKIESSKILGVGIALPAILSDDKQTVSYATVIDFKGGSVKSFSEFIPYPCILSNDANAAGLAELWVEGNIQNVVYLSLNNSVGGAIIIGKNIYTGENQRSGEFGHMTIVPDGRTCYCGQKGCVDAYCSAKVLSDSTNGSIAEFFRLLRLNSEPQKALWEEYLKHLVVTINNLRMLYDCNVILGGYVGAYLDEYIEHIRELVSKRNTFEVDGTYLHVCKYKLEATAVGAALQHVENFINNV
- a CDS encoding ABC transporter permease yields the protein MDLRNNFWSTAKKKYSIYMVLTALFIICSLANPNFLSVNNLTNISRQLSVTTILAFSETMLIICGMLDLSAGSVLALSGVFAVSVYKSTGSLLVAILVGILTGLICNVINAFMISTFKAPPFIATLSMMTMARGVALLFTKGQNILQLGDFVVLGQGSIGIIPIPVIFLVAFAILTWYILNHTRFGRSLYAVGGNEEASIASGINVHKVKYTAFIINGIFVGLAGVIFMSRVNAGLPNGAINYEFTALTAAIIGGTSFSGGVGTAGGTLAGAFIVGFLDNIMNLTNVDSYMQQIIRGAIIALAVIYDIRSKNRRTKSMLGRIEDKGVDKKA
- a CDS encoding NAD(P)-dependent alcohol dehydrogenase, whose translation is MKNRAAYMTGLNKMEIREIEVPVPKEKQVLVKLEYVGICGSDVHYLEHGKIGDFIVNGDFILGHECAGTVAAVGPGVKNLKVGDKVALEPGCTCGQCEFCKTGRYNLCPDVEFLATPPYHGCLMNYIAFPENMAFKLPDKISTKEGALVEPLAVGMHAAKQGNVKLGDSVVILGSGCIGLVTLLACKAFGATDITVVDIIPKRLEYAKKLGATTVINADETDVLAEIDKLTNRKGVDVVIETAGSAKTIAHTPYLVKNGGCIVLVGLAPQDIIEYNFAKIMAKEAEIKSVFRYRNIYPQAIKALSNGIIDVSGIVTHEFAFDDVAKAFEFVINNKQDVVKAVIKIG
- the sfsA gene encoding DNA/RNA nuclease SfsA — translated: MQIEGQLVEGKFRKRLNRFEAIVNIDGVDNLVHVPNTGRLKELLVDDAAVLVRKFNNSNRKTQFGLLLVKKDGVWVSIDSANVPNRIVFEMLKQKKFSQFSEYKQIKKEVSVGNSRFDFGLFSQDKEYYIEVKGVTLVEARKAYFPDAPTARGTKHLEELTQLKLEGKGTGVIFIIQREDADAIMPNDRTDKDFGIALRKACQAGVNLWAYRCIIDSRQIVLDREIPVVLEQWCNVQSV
- the thiC gene encoding phosphomethylpyrimidine synthase ThiC, with amino-acid sequence MAYTTQMDAARKGIITREMNIVAQKEKMDVNLLRELVAQGKVVIPANKNHTNLDPEGVGEGLRTKINVNLGISKDCCNIDVEIEKVKKALELKAEAIMDLSSYGKTQEFRQKLINISRAMIGTVPIYDAVGFYDKELKDITEQEFLDVVEKHAQDGVDFMTIHAGINRATAERFKKNKRLTNIVSRGGSLMFAWMELNKKENPFYEYFDKILDICEKYDVTLSLGDACRPGSIHDSTDASQIEELIVLGELTKRAWERNVQVMIEGPGHMALNEIAGNMMLEKRLCHGAPFYVLGPIVTDVAPGYDHITSAIGGAIAAANGADFLCYVTPAEHLRLPTLEDMKEGIIAARIAAHAADIAKGIKGAREWDNQMSEARANLDWNRMFELAMDPEKARRYRAESTPEHEDSCTMCGKMCSMRNMKKVLSGEDINILRD
- a CDS encoding sugar ABC transporter substrate-binding protein, with the translated sequence MRRTILSVFSMLLVLVLLAGCGSTATTPPASTSSDQSGKGGGEKVYRVAYVARAQADSFAAWLANAIKDEAKKYPNIKLDVFDGQANDDKENSMIENAIASKYDLIIVQPNNGEAQRPYVEKVVKAGIFAITTNARISGIQGASSVDANPYEQAAVNARAAVQQIPQNAKVVVLNGPPGNFHADERRKSWQKEFFDKRPDVKIVGEQIANWNKDEAMKYMEDWVQANDKIDAVISMNDNMAAGALEVVKDNPKYKDMLAYGVDGTAEALLLIKEGRMTSTCLQNAFELAEKILDTSNKLLTGQEKQIDIDIGNPLITKDNVDQYIDLLKKAGAIK